The following coding sequences lie in one Alicyclobacillus curvatus genomic window:
- a CDS encoding L,D-transpeptidase family protein gives MSVQALASSRGVQSVVTTVHTARDSQTQGRNPSVEIRIDTNRPVLKLYRRGVLYKRYDVALGKPSTPSPIGKWKVVDKQKNWGGGFGTRWLGLNVPWGTYGIHGTNRPELIGKYVSNGCIRMRNADVEQLYDLVPVGTPVIISGNPLQTRRTLTFGNIGADVLLVQHRLQDAGYYTGKFDGRFSGETQFWLSLYELAHHLPMDGMVGPDDYQALGLI, from the coding sequence ATGTCAGTTCAGGCTCTGGCATCTTCACGGGGCGTTCAATCTGTAGTGACAACAGTGCATACAGCCCGTGATTCGCAGACACAAGGAAGGAACCCGTCCGTAGAAATTCGCATTGACACCAACAGACCCGTGTTAAAGCTCTACCGACGTGGAGTTTTATACAAGCGCTACGACGTCGCGCTCGGCAAACCTTCGACACCGTCGCCGATTGGAAAGTGGAAGGTTGTAGATAAGCAAAAAAACTGGGGAGGCGGCTTTGGGACGCGTTGGCTTGGGCTGAATGTACCGTGGGGTACGTACGGCATCCACGGGACCAATCGCCCCGAGTTGATTGGAAAATACGTCAGCAATGGTTGTATCCGGATGCGCAACGCAGATGTCGAGCAACTCTACGACCTCGTACCGGTAGGTACCCCAGTGATTATCTCTGGAAATCCTCTCCAAACCAGACGCACGCTTACCTTCGGGAACATTGGGGCGGACGTGTTGCTTGTACAGCATCGTCTTCAGGACGCCGGTTATTATACCGGGAAGTTTGACGGAAGGTTTTCTGGAGAAACACAATTCTGGCTAAGTCTGTATGAGCTGGCGCACCATCTGCCGATGGATGGTATGGTCGGTCCGGACGATTATCAAGCACTTGGGTTGATATAG
- a CDS encoding polysaccharide deacetylase family protein — MTADVLALSADDAGCYARVKVTFGGSKTVIRWGLDEFTYLNLQQCLDSFHRAEWSTVSGTAEDEGGRALRLGFSRKTDASVDRYTISGFFLGTLQEVTFLCSSVFASNLNWLHQIRSIHDLDELCIDDSCIEGSSSGGSCIEKSFMDGSFIDNALTDVCSPDGVSVVALRDAKVSANTAAWRLSNSSEVAVSSDAVELLARGRRKGLKARTKSSVYQRRRRVAMQYSVMVATLLLVTAGYAKVPEYVTRLSAENLRPASIPGISTTANADAANTASATNHLANVPASAKSTSSVTTSRTAPYKSGLERKVSDVAPIALKEQKAPQVWEVPQGEVALTIDDGPSPLTNDFVKTLQRYGVHATFFFVGHQVAYWPESVRLAAAAGDEIGDHSMTHPDLATLSPAMQAYQILNDRALLEGLTHQPVQLFRPPYGAHSSVTDGILIAHHMSLALWNRDPRDWAAKTPQQIVHAVLSSHPSGGVYDLHEKDITLAALPAIIEGLQAMHLKFVTLPSGVQLGKAGQPVYVQPTEVHPTLGNSPG, encoded by the coding sequence GTGACTGCAGACGTTCTCGCGCTCAGTGCAGATGATGCGGGATGTTATGCCCGAGTTAAGGTGACCTTTGGCGGTTCGAAGACGGTTATTCGCTGGGGACTGGATGAGTTTACATACTTGAACCTGCAGCAGTGCTTGGACTCTTTCCATCGAGCCGAATGGTCGACTGTGAGTGGCACTGCAGAAGACGAGGGTGGTCGAGCGCTGCGGCTCGGATTTTCCAGGAAAACAGATGCATCCGTTGATAGGTATACCATTTCAGGTTTTTTTCTCGGGACACTTCAGGAAGTCACATTTTTGTGTTCTTCCGTGTTCGCGTCGAACCTCAATTGGTTGCATCAAATTCGTTCCATCCACGACTTGGATGAGCTTTGCATCGACGACTCGTGTATCGAGGGCTCTTCCAGCGGAGGCTCGTGCATCGAGAAATCTTTCATGGACGGCTCTTTCATCGACAACGCTTTGACGGACGTCTGTTCGCCGGACGGAGTTTCTGTGGTTGCCCTTCGGGATGCCAAAGTGTCAGCCAACACAGCCGCGTGGCGACTATCGAATTCGTCTGAAGTTGCGGTATCTAGCGATGCGGTGGAGCTTCTTGCTCGGGGTCGCCGCAAAGGGTTAAAAGCCCGCACAAAGTCATCCGTGTATCAACGCCGGCGGCGTGTCGCCATGCAGTACAGTGTCATGGTGGCCACTCTACTACTCGTCACTGCCGGTTACGCAAAGGTTCCGGAATACGTGACGCGCCTTAGTGCAGAGAACCTTCGACCGGCTTCAATCCCTGGAATCAGTACAACCGCAAACGCGGATGCTGCGAATACAGCTTCAGCGACGAATCATCTTGCAAATGTTCCTGCAAGTGCGAAGTCGACGAGTTCAGTAACGACATCCCGAACTGCACCCTATAAAAGTGGATTGGAACGGAAAGTAAGCGACGTAGCACCAATTGCCTTGAAGGAACAAAAGGCACCGCAGGTGTGGGAGGTCCCGCAAGGCGAAGTCGCCCTGACGATTGACGATGGGCCGTCACCGCTAACGAATGATTTTGTAAAAACGCTACAACGTTACGGCGTGCACGCGACCTTTTTCTTTGTCGGCCATCAGGTGGCGTACTGGCCTGAAAGTGTGCGTTTGGCTGCAGCAGCAGGGGACGAGATTGGCGACCACTCGATGACACATCCCGATTTGGCGACACTTTCCCCTGCAATGCAGGCTTATCAAATTCTGAACGACCGCGCGCTTCTCGAGGGCCTGACGCACCAGCCTGTGCAATTGTTTCGTCCGCCATACGGCGCGCATAGTTCAGTGACTGACGGTATTCTCATCGCTCACCATATGTCGTTGGCGTTGTGGAATCGGGATCCCAGGGATTGGGCGGCTAAGACTCCGCAGCAGATTGTTCACGCTGTACTGTCGAGCCATCCGTCTGGGGGTGTGTACGACCTGCATGAAAAAGACATCACTCTCGCGGCTTTGCCGGCAATTATCGAGGGGTTGCAAGCCATGCACTTGAAATTTGTGACACTCCCGTCCGGAGTTCAACTTGGGAAGGCTGGTCAACCGGTGTATGTGCAACCTACAGAGGTTCACCCGACACTTGGAAATAGCCCTGGATAA
- a CDS encoding DUF188 domain-containing protein, with the protein MHAFRQTTVILIDADATPRDALVTADVLALRFNAEVVTVSSINHEYDRPGHITVDAHPQAVDMAILSMLNRKRPYVVVTQDYGLAALALGQGAFAISPKGLIYTNDNMDRLLMERDISARERRRTGRTRGPAARTTADADRFSAALESLLQSCTSDPCD; encoded by the coding sequence ATGCATGCTTTTCGGCAGACAACCGTCATTCTCATTGACGCGGATGCTACACCACGGGATGCGCTTGTAACAGCGGATGTTCTCGCCCTAAGATTTAACGCCGAGGTTGTGACCGTAAGCAGCATCAATCACGAGTACGACCGACCCGGTCACATCACAGTCGATGCCCATCCCCAGGCTGTCGACATGGCGATTTTATCGATGTTAAACAGAAAGCGCCCGTATGTCGTCGTCACGCAGGACTATGGTCTGGCAGCACTAGCCCTCGGACAGGGGGCTTTCGCTATCTCTCCAAAAGGCTTAATTTACACGAACGACAACATGGATAGACTGCTGATGGAACGAGATATCAGCGCTAGAGAACGGCGGAGGACGGGTCGGACGAGGGGACCTGCCGCACGTACCACTGCCGATGCGGACAGGTTCAGCGCCGCCCTGGAGTCTCTGTTGCAAAGCTGTACATCAGACCCTTGCGACTAA